One region of Eupeodes corollae chromosome 1, idEupCoro1.1, whole genome shotgun sequence genomic DNA includes:
- the LOC129942468 gene encoding alpha-2A adrenergic receptor-like produces the protein MDYMQQFASANINSNINTGNISTDDFLAIFSSSSPSPTDYQININQSTYAYAAVTAAAAASTISTTFGSSQSGSGSLNTDPAASVSSAIYGTTTLSFNDTLLFINNNFNTNSNYFFTNNNTPNGNVTTTIQYNDTYPSGYTLTHIIIASIIVTILMIIIVVGNMLVIIAIATEKSLKNIQNWFIASLAVADFFLGLIIMPFSLANELMGYWIFGSWWCDIHSAMDVLLCTASIMNLCLISLDRYWSITKAVEYLKSRTPARAALMIAFVWIMSGLICIPPLLGWKVKRPEGDLPQCAKVRWATVSGAQQTMPTLMPYVIAALN, from the exons atggATTACATGCAACAATTTGCATCGGCAAACATCAACAGCAACATAAACACTGGCAACATCAGTACCGATGACTTTTTGGCCATTTTCTCATCGTCAAGTCCAAGTCCAACGGACTATCAAATCAATATCAATCAATCAACTTACGCCTATGCCGCTGTTACCGCTGCCGCTGCCGCCTCAACAATCTCAACAACATTCGGTTCGAGTCAATCTGGATCGGGATCACTAAATACCGATCCAGCTGCCTCAGTGTCGTCAGCCATTTATGGCACAACGACATTATCCTTCAACGATACCCTGCTATTTATCAACAACAACTTCAATACGAACAGTAATTATTTCTTCACGAACAACAATACGCCTAACGGTAATGTAACGACCACGATACAATATAATGATACCTATCCAAGTGGCTATACGTTGACGCACATTATTATCGCGTCGATAATCGTTACGATACTAATGATTATTATTGTGGTGGGAAATATGTTGGTGATAATAGCGATTGCAACGGAAAAATCGTTGAAGAACATCCAGAATTGGTTTATAGCCTCATTGGCGGTGGCGGATTTCTTTTTGGGGTTGATTATAATGCCGTTTTCTTTGGCTAACGAATTGATGGGTTATTGGATATTTGGTAGTTGGTGGTGTGATATTCATTCGGCAATGGATGTCCTTTTGTGTACGGCGTCGATAATGAATTTGTGTTTGATTTCGTTAGATCGGTATTGGAGTATTACGAAGGCGGTTGAGTATTTGAAGTCGAGGACTCCGGCGAGGGCCGCACTCATGATTGCATTTGTGTGGATAATGTCGGGATTGATATGTATACCACCGTTATTGGGATGGAAGGTGAAGCGACCGGAGGGTGATTTGCCTCAATGTGCG AAAGTACGATGGGCCACTGtaagtggcgcccaacagaCAATGCCAACTCTGATGCCCTATGTTATTGCTGCATTGAATTAA